The Metallosphaera hakonensis JCM 8857 = DSM 7519 genome includes the window ATCCTTTAAAGTCTCCAGGGCATTGTATACAGTCGATAAACTAATACTGGGTTCCGTCTTCTTTAGTTCACTATAGATCTGTTCTCCACTGAAGTGACCCCCTTTGATCATGGTCTTTATGACCGCTATCCTTTGGGGCGTTACCTTCAATCCCTTTTTCCTTAACGCCTCAGCTATATCAATTTCCATTATATAGTAATTGCTAACTCGGAGTAATTAAAATTTACCATTCGACTTCTCTTAATGTTTGTTAAACCTATCTTTGAAGTTATTGTGTCATTCCTCACAGGTAACGGAAATTCTACAGATCTTTACACCGAACATTTGCCTTAACCAAACTTAGACTGAGAGGGATCATTTTAAGTGTCATAAAGACCTAACACAAAACAATGTATGAGTCGTTTAGTACAATACTACAAAGTCCTATTCTTTCCTTGAGCCAAATAAAAGGCACACAATCTTCAATACAGTCTGATAGTAGGCCCTACTTACCAAATAGTTCCTTAAGAAATGAGGAAAAAGATAGGATTTTAAGCTTCCTCTTTAATTCGATATAATATGGGAATTGTACGTGAGTTCGCGGTACTAAGACCTTACGATACGCTTCTTTACGCCTCTAAATTGATGGTCTTGGAACACGTCCCGAAGTCAATAGTAGTCGATGAAAAAGGATCTCCTGTAGGTGTAATAACTCAGAAGGACATAATTAAATTCGTTTACCAAATGGGAGAAGAAAGACCGATGGAAAACGTGATGCTGTCCGAGGTCATGCGAAAGGACGTTACATGTGTTAGCCCCAACATAGATCCGTTTGATGCTGCTCAGATAATGATAGATAAAAAACAACCCCTATTGGCCGTATGTAACGAAGAGGAGAAAGCAATTGGAATAATAATTAAAAGTGATCTGAGCAATTTCTATGCTTCTCAAGTTAGGGGTCTTCAGAGAGTTAAGGATTTCATGAGCTCTCCAGTAGTCACAATTGAGCCCACAACAAAATTAGATGAGGCAGTCGAAAAACTTGTTCAAAGTAACCTCAGTAGGTTAGTGGTCTTCACTCCTGGTAAGGTACAGGGAGTAGTTACGACTACGGATCTTCTTTATATGGCTGCAGCTCTGAAGTATAGAGATCTAAAAATAGAGGTTAGAGACGTGATGAGCCCAAACGTTATTGTAGTGGATGGAAACGAAGACATGGCTAACGCAGCTAGACTAATGGCTTCAAGAAAGATAAAGGGCATCCCAGTAATGGAGAAAGATGGTAAACTTGGGGGGATAGTAACTACAACGGACGTAGTGAGGGCAATGATGGATCAAAGTGTAAAGAAATACCTTTACGAGATTAAGATGTATACATCAACGTTTTAAACTAGTTCTCCTACCTCATAACTTAAGAACACGGGGCAGAATTCACGGTCATAACTTGAAACTTTGCGGGTACGATGTATTCTTAACAAAAATTACACATTCTTCATGAGTCTAAATCATAGTCAAGTCAAATATTGATTGAAAGGGAGATGACGACAATCCAATGATAAATTCAATGAGCCAAGAAAGTATGTATCTAGAGAAGCTTAATTTACTTCAGTGCTATCTAAATATATAAGTATGGATGATTTTAGAAGCCTTATAATTGACATTTACTTGACCTCTAAGATCCCCAACTATCAAAAAATTCTACGAGATGGAACAATTAGGCGTAATAGGTGTAATCACTACGATGGTAAGTACTGCAAACTTGTGAAAACTGGTGACTGGATACTCCTATCTTGGACATTGAAAGATCAAGTATCTCCCCATCCGGTTCTTTGTTACCTGTGCCCGTATTATGGATCAAATATTGATGAAACCGTTAATACCTCGCTTCTGCAACTGCTGAGGGACTATATTTCTATCAGAAATGGTATTGAAAGAGAGATATCAAACATAGAGGGAAAGATTGGCGAGATGCTTTATTCCTCTTTGGTTCTAAAAAGGAGGAGACAAGAACTATTGACTATGCTCGATGAGATCGATTTTAAAATAAATATTATAAAACTCCTTATAAGATATCAGGAGGAACATGACGATATTTGATGATCCTGATGGTTATCGCAGATGGTACATATCTCATAACGTAACATATGAGAACGAAAGGAAAGCAGTGGAGCAGTTTAAACTCAGGGATTGTCTAGATATAGGATCAGGGCCATCCATATTTCACGAAAGTATGGGAGGTAATATAATATCTCTTGATATCTCTGAGTTCGTACTTCAAAGAATTGAAGGCGATAAGGTACAGGCCGACGCCCATTATCTCCCTTTCAGAGATGGAGCGTTTCCATGTATTTTTACGTCTGTGACGATTTGTTTCATGGATAAATTGGAGGAGTTCATGAGAGAAGTGGAACGCGTTACGAAGGATCACTTCGTTGGATGCATAGTTAAAGCCGATTCCAGTTGGGGGCAGTTCTACACCGAGCTTGGTAAGAAGGGACACAAGTACTACTCTCACGCTCACTTTATCACGGGAGAGGAGTTCGTTAAGTTAGTGAACAAATTCTTCGAAATTGATAGAATTGTCTCCACTCTGCGCTATAATCCAAATGGGACGGAGGTTCCTGAGACCCCTCAAGAAGGTGGCGATGGAGCTTTTGTATGCGTAAAGGGTGTGAAGAGAGGTTCTAGAATTTAGAGGTGTTAGGCACTGGTTATTCATGTCTTATCTCAAAACAAGCTAATCTCATGCAATCTGTGACTTTTCCGATCACTTAAATGGGACATTTCACCTCGAATCAATGAAGGGGAACCTCTCCTCTTTCGTGTAGAAGTTAAGTCGGTCAGATCAATTTCCAAGCCATCCAAATCATGAACTATCACGATAAAATTCTATGCTCTTAACTGAACGAACCAACAACATTTAATTTTAGGTCGTTAAAGTTGCATTAGGCAGGATCACTCCTGTGAGGTTTGCCCACAGAGGCAACTGTGAGCAGGAGGCCGATCTCACGGAGAATTTTGAGAAGTGTAAGTAGGGAAAGAACATTATGTTTAACTTGGTGCGGAGAATTACATGTTGTCCTCAATGTTTATCTCAAAAAATCCGCTCTTCATACCCTATGGCTATTCAGGTATTAATTGCTAATTGTAATTATGGCTAAGACAGGCTAAATAAAGGAAGCTATAAATTATGGTGTGCGTTCTCATGTAGACATCTTATTCGATAATCAAAGGTAAAAATATTAGAATATAGCGAAAATCATTCCTTTAACGATACATACACCAGAAGATTTAGAACGTAAAGGTATAAACGTAATCCAAATAAACGTTAACTGACAAGGACTAGGAGACTTAACACAAAAGCCGGCGTTATACTTCCTGAGACTTTAAAGGTCAACGTAACTTTCTCTGATGCATCGAGTGGTTTTGGACGTTGCATTGCACTTTATACCATGACTAAGTATATTTTGTCGCCTTACAGAGTTTAAAAATCTCAAGCGTTCGCTGTATTTGTTGAAGAGAATTCCCTCCAATAAGGCCTTACCCTAGGTATTGTAGTATATTGAGATAATCTGATATAATTTTATAGATCCATTTCGAATGGATGACTGGGGCGATTCAGGTTTCCATTGCGAATTGTAATTATGGCCAAAATTGATCAAATATAGGAAATTGTTAAGCGCGAATCCTCACTCAGTCCATGTGAGGGCGTTTAATTAAATTCATTCTAGTTCGATAAATAAACTGAATTCGCAAAGGAGACGTGAATCGCCCGATGACTGCATGATAGCACTCTAATGAGCTTTACACATGAGAAAATTGGACCGACCCACAAAGCATATCAACTAGGTTTTAATAGAACTGTCCGGGCCACCAATCTACACTTCTCTTTCTCTTGAGATTTAATATCTCAATTATCCTTTTCCTATCTCTGCTTGACACCTTTACATCGTAATGAACCCTGACTAGAGGGTATGGATACCCCTTAACTGAAACCGACTGAAGGTCACTCAATAGTTGTTGTATAAACTGTTCATCTGACCTCCCTATTATGTCAAATCTTAAAACGTTCTCATCTTTATCTAATCGTGCGTAAAAGCTACACACCTCTACCTTCTCTAGATCCTTTCTTGGATCTCCACCCTCAATTTCTCCTCTCACGATAGGCCTACACTTAGTTGTGGAGAAACCTGGGCTACTTGTGAAGGTCTCCAATAGGGTAACGTCTGAAAGGTCGTGGTGGAACAGGTCCCTTGATCTGCTGACCTTTGAGATCCATACGACCTTTGATCCATATCTCTTTATTAGTTCGGTCAAATACACCTGTTTTTCAAATATCAAATGTGAGAGCATAATATCTTCGTCCTCCTGCTCCAACCCCTTTATCTCTCCTTCAACAAACTCAAAGTTCGTCTCCAACGGTTTCACTTCTCCTAGTTTCTTCTTAAGACTGCCATCAACTAAGATCCAATCACCCTTTGCCCCATTGGCTAAGGCTAGCTTCAACTCCATCACGGCCATGAGCTCTCCAGCCCTATCCTTGGCCTTATTGCCTGGTCTAAAAACTCCAGTTTTAACTTCTTGGTCGGTATCTAAGACGTTCACTCCCTCAATGATCAGGGCCTCTCCATTAAGTATGAACAGAGCTCCAGTTCTCATCTCTTTTACAAACTCCCCACCGTCCACTGCTACCATTTTTTTCTTTGTCGTAGAGGAGGGGGTGATCTCTTTCCAGTTGTTTTTAACGATTGCCTGAAATTTTTTATCCAGATCATCCTGGAAAATATTCAACCTCCCCACTAGGTCAGTCCTATGGGCGACTAGCTCTTGATAAACTCTATCTATCATTGGTTCACACCCTCTATTACTTCGCTCTTTCCACCAACCTTCTCTACTCTAATTACATATTCAGCTATTCGTAGAACCTCCTCATCGTGGGTCACCACGATTATTTGGGGTACTACCCTCATGGACTCTTGGATCACAGATAGTAACTCCGCTCTCCTTTGTGAGTCCAAATGTATAGTGGGCTCGTCCAATATCATGAAGCCTAAGCTGCCCATCAGAGACCTCGCTATTGCCAGTCTAAGACCTAGAGCTATCGCTATTTTCTCTCCTCCGCTTAACATGCCTATGGGAAGACTTTGGCCATTCTGATCCAGGGCCTGTATATCAATCTTTCCTGATAGCGACCTACTCTCTTGAAAGGTAAGGATCACCCTGGCAAAGGACATATTAAACATCGACATGATGTCGTTCAAATTGTTCTCAATTCTTCCCTTCAATGTGGAAATAAGGTAGGACTGAAGACCTCCTTCGGACAGAATCCTGCGAAGCTTTTCAAGTCTCTCCTTGGCCCTCGACAAATCTTGAACTTGCTTAACTTTTTCCGTTAACTCAGTGATTTCACTCTCCAGTTGCTTTCTCCTTTCTATGATCTCATGTAATTTCCCTCTCTTCTCACCAATATCTCTCTGGAGAGTCTCTATTTGAACCCTAAGAGCATCGCGGTCTTTCCGTTTCCTATCCAGCTCCAATTGATCGAAACTGAGATCTTCAATCTCCTTTCTTAACTCGTCTCTTTGTTTAAGTAGACTCTCAATTCGTTCAGAGATTTGCTCAACCCTACCTTTCTTCCTTATAAGTTCGGATAACGCCCATTCCAAGTCCCTGAGCTCTTTCTCCGCTTTGCCGATGTCCTCCCTAGTTAGACCTCCCAATCTCGAAGAGAGTTGTTGAATCTTCGCGGATACCTCCTCAATCTCATGGTTAATTGTAGCTATCTCCTCTTCCCTCCTGTCCAACTCCTCTTCATTTACTCCAAGGAGACTGAGATATTCCCTCTCAGACGAATCCAGTTCCTTTAGTTTGTCTGAAGCTTCCCGATATTTTTCCTCCAAGCTTTGGAGACGATTAACTTTTTCTTGTAGTTCAGAGATCTCTCGTGATAGGTTACTGATTTGTTCCTTATAATTCTCAGCCTTACTCTGATTATTTTGAGCGTTCTTCAACTCAAGATTAAGTCTTCTCATTCTCTCTTGAAGCGAGTCTTGAATTTCCTTTAGTCCTTTTAATCTCTCCTTAAGTTCCTTCTCCCTGCTATTGTATTGTTCAAGGAGTTGTTTCTTATGGAGTTCGTCCAAGGGCCCTCCACAGACTGGACATTTGTCCTCCTTTGCCGAAATTAGGGCGTTCATGCTTTTCCCTATTTGGTCCAATTCTGAATTGATTGCTCCCATATTCGTGTTGAGATCGTTAATTTTCTGGCTTATCTCCTCGATCTCCTTCTGAATCTCATCAATTTTCCTGGTGACCGGCAAAGCCCTTAGTTTCGTTTCGATCTCGTTCAAAGACTTCCTCTTATCGCTCAGTGACCTGCTTGTAGAAATGAAGTCCTCGTGGATATGTTTCAACTCGTCGTAATTCTTTTTGTATTTCTCATACTCAATGTGAAAACGCTCAAGCTCTTTCTTCTTCTTCAGATCTGCGTGAATCTTGTCTCTCTCCTGAACAAGTTTTTTGAGCCGATTGTTGAGGTCTTTCAGACTTTTTTCCGCGTTTTCCAGGTCTATTATATCGGGTTTCTTTTCAACGATTTCCTTTAATTTTCTTTGTCTTTTTTCTAGTCTTTCAATCTCTTGTGGGATGTTGGCTAAGTCTTTTCGTTCTTGATCCAATTTGCTTAATTCCCTTTCAACACGATCCAATCCAGTTTTGAGTCCATGAAAGATCTTGGCCTTTTCTTGTAGCTGGTTCACCTCGGTAGCCAGTCTACTCTCCTCCTGCTTAAGAGCGGATAATTCATCGTCAAGTTTCCTTATTAATTGCTCCAGGTTTAAAATTTCCTTGTCTTTACTGTCTCTTTCCTCTCTTAGTTCCTTCAGTCTTTTCTCGGAATCTTGAGAAGCTTTTATCTTAGCGTCATATTCCATAATGATAGACCTAATCCTTCCATTGGATTCAGTGAGTTTCTCTAAGTTATCTATCATCATGACTTTTTTAAGAATATCGGATAAATTTTCAAAAATATTCTCTATTTCCCCCTGTCTTACGATCATCGTGGTAAGGACTACCCTGCTATCTAAGCCCAATTCCTCGACTTTCTTGTTTACTTCTTTGGCAGATCTAGCTATTAGCTTATCATTGATGAACAGCAACTCTTTCCTTGATGGGATAGAGCGCTGAATCTTCACTAGGGAGTTTCCCATCTTCAGTTCAAGTTCCACTAGAGCCGAAGCTTTCCCCCTCTTTACCATGTCATCAATTTTCCCTCGGGTGGCCTTGAACAACGCAAAGTTAATTGCGTCGATGATGGAGCTCTTACCTGCGCCGTTATGTCCAATTATAACGTTGATATCACCCTTGAACGTGACTGTGGTTTCATCATGACTCAAGAAATTGATTAATTTTACCTTATCTACCCTCATTTTCTCAACTCCGCAAACTTCCTTAAGAGTTCGTCAGCCTCGTCAGAATCGTGTTTCTCTATGATCTCAAGAACCAGTTTTACCTCATCATCATTATAACCCTGAGATCTTAGATAAGATTCCATCAATTCGCGCACAGTGCCTGCATTATCAGGGGCATCAACGGGTTTTCTGGGATCCTCTGTCTCATCTTTGTAGATTCTATAAAATTCAGCGAAATCCTGGAGACTTGCCAGTTTCTTAATCGCTGTACCCCTCTTGATTGAATCTCCTTTCAGGACAACGTGAAGTATAGGCCTTTTCTTAGAATCTATTAAGTTATTTTCCAGCATTTCGCTTTCAATAGATCTTCTAATATTGGCAATATCCTGCTCCACCGAATCAACGTTTATGTTAATGACTTTCTGGAGTCTTACCTTAACATTCAATGGTAACACCTCAGCTTCCTTTTTGCTAAGATCTATTAGGAAAGCCCCCTTACCTAACTCGCTCCAGCCCTTTATCTCTTCCTCCCTTATGATTTCAGGGGAACCAGATATTGCGAGTTTACCTCCACCGGGCAAATTATGAAGCCTCCGTGAGTGTAAGTGTCCGCAAGCGTAGTACTGGAAGCCTGAAGGTAATGAACCCAGTTCCAACTGCCATGACTCATCGTAGGGTAGGAACTCCCTGATACCTTGGTGGAGCATTAATACGTTTCTGTCTCCGTCTGGCTTAATGGAGGATAGCAGTTCTTGTAGAGCATCCTTGTACACATTGCTCATGTGTCTAATTCCATATATCTTAACCCTAAGCCCATCCTCATTCAGCTCGATGAATTTCGGTCCCTGATCTCCCATTATTACCTTGATTAAGCCCAAAGATTCGCCTAACAACCGCTGGGGATACAACTCTTCTTTAACCTTAGGGGTATCATGATCCCCAGGAATGTTGATGAAGTGTATGCCCTTATCCCTTAAGGGTTTAGTGCTGTCAACAAAGAACTTCAGCGCCTTATTACCGGGCTTGTATACGTCAAAGAGGTCCCCAGAATGAATTACTGCCTTCACGTGTTCCTTGACAGCTATCTCCACTAGCTGAGTGAAAACATCGAAAACGTCCTGCTCCCTGAACTCCTTGTCATATCTCCTACTCCCTAGATGGGTATCGGATATGTGAAGTAGGAGCATGAGTTCACCCGAACTCTTCCCCAATCCTATTGGGGTTTAGGAAGGTGCTCCATTCTCCCTTGATGTCAGGATCCGATCCACCAAGCTTACCTGTGAACTTAGATATCTTAACGAAAGCGGGAAGCCTGACCAAGTTTCCTATAATTATAGCCTCCCCGATTCCGAGCGATGAAAGTTGCTCCACCAGGTCCTCCGTTAAATTATCGCTGGCCTCAAGAACGTATTTTTTATCAGTGGGCTCAACCATTCTTAAGATGATTTTGTTAGTCATTTGGCTAAGAATGGTTTCATCCAATCCCTTAGGTCTTTGGCTAACTATAACCATACTGACTCCAAATTTTCTTCCCTCCCTAGCAATCTTAGAGGCATAGTATTTTGTTAATGTATCTTGATTCTTTGATATGAAAACGTGCGATTCCTCTATAACCGCAACAACTGGAAAACCTAAACCCGTTCCCCTATGTCTAAACTCTTTTCTGCTGTCCAATAGTCTTCTTAAGTAATGAGAGACAACGGCATCCATGGCTTCCTCGTCCATGTGGCTTATATCCACAACATTAACAGAAGCCGGCTTAATCCTAGACGTTATATCTGGGACGGTGAGATTTATTGTACCCCCAAATCTGTCCACGAATTCCTCGAGCTTGTTTTTTACTTCATCTGCGGCGTCCTTTTGTTGTCTCTGCTTCTCGCTCGACGCAATTTCATCAATTTTATCCTCGATGTGCTTGACAAAATTAGTATTGAGCTCTTCGTAATCGACGTTGCCATCTTTGAGTTTTTCTTTTACTTCTTTAACATAATTGACGAAAGCATTCCTTAAAAATCTGTACTGTATAGTAGCGTTGGGTCTAATTTCTAAAAGTGTTGCAAATTCTCTCGGTTGAAGATGTAAAGGATTTAGATTAGGAACGATAGTATTTAAAGGCCTTATATCGGAGTCGTAATACTCGCCGTGATAATCAAATATTACCACTGATCCGCCTATGGAGGCGATGGATTGCGAGAGGACAGCCACGGTGTTGGATTTTCCGCTACCTGTAGCTGCAAGAATGGCCAAATGCCGAGATAAGGAGTTAACCTTTATCTTTACCGGTATGTTCATCCCTATAACAGAACCTATTACTATGTCTCCCTCTGAGAAAATGTCCCTTAGCTCATCCTCCTCTGCGAACCTCACTGGGGTCCCTGGACCTGGCGGTAAATCTGGTATCATACCCGAATTAATCTCGTGAAGGAGTTTCACGTCAGCCCTCACGAATTGCGGAATGGACGTATCCAGGTTCTTAAGTTTTTGAACAATTTTGATGTCATTTATTGTTAGATCAAGTAGAGGACTACCCCTAGTCACGGAGGTAATGAGTCCCAGAACCTTTACCCCATCGTACTCGAGAACAACATACCTGCCAACCCGAACCGGTTTCTCAGCGAGAACCAACGCCTCCTGGGGAGAGGCCTCCCCTATTACGTAACCTACGATCACAAGATAGTAGACGGGATAAAGCATAAAAAGAATTCTAGTCGCCAAAAAGTAGTACTCAACGAGAAAAAAAGATAGTTTTAAAGTGCCCTCGCTACCTTCTTTGTGGCCTCAGCTATGTCCTTCTCCTGTTCTGCGTACGCGCACAGCATGGCTTCAACGTCCATATGTCCCTCTGCCTTGGCCTTCATGGCCACGTTGTTGTACTCACTGACGTGCTCTTCGGCCTCCTCTCTTGTGAACTCATTTAACATGGACGCTACCTTCTTTGTGGCCTCAGCTATGTCCTTCTCCTGTTCTGCGTACGCGCACAGCATGGCTTCAACGTCCATATGTCCCTCTGCCTTGGCCTTCATGGCCACGTTGTTGTACTCACTGACGTGCTCTTCGGCCTCCTCTCTTGTGAACTCATTTAACATGGACGCTACCTTCTTTGTGGCCTCAGCTATGTCCTTCTCCTGTTCTGCGTACGCGCACAGCATGGCTTCAACGTCCATATGTCCCTCTGCCTTGGCCTTCATGGCCACGTTGTTGTACTCACTGACGTGCTCTTCGGCCTCCTCTCTTGTGAACTCATTTAACATGGACGCTACCTTCTTTGTGGCCTCAGCTATGTCCTTCTCCTGTTCTGCGTACGCGCACAGCATGGCTTCAACGTCCATATGTCCCTCTGCCTTGGCCTTCATGGCCACGTTGTTGTACTCACTGACGTGCTCTTCGGCCTCCTCTCTTGTGAACTCATTTAACATGGAGTTCCCAGCGTGAACGTAGAGTTTTTCAAATATCCCTCTGGCATGCCCTAACTCAACCCTTGCTTTCTCCCTAAGAACCTTAGCTTCCTCCTTCTTTCCTGCAGCCTCTAATTTGTCAGCCAGGAAGCTGAGGAGCATGTAATCCTCAGCATTTGCCTTAAATAGTTCCTTTAGACCCATTTCGGTCTCTTTTCCGAGAGTCATATTGATCACTATATATTAGGAATTATCACAAGCTAATAAACTTTGATTATCGCCCATTATAATACATATCCCTTAAAATCAGTAATTGGATTTAAAATAAATAAAACATGTCAACAAGTCTAGCGGTTAATATTAAATGATTTTGAACTATTTAAGTTTTGAGTATAAAGGTTCAATTTGAGAACCAGGAATCTCCTAGGACTTTCATGGCTCCATACTCTGGTGAGGAATACCCGATAACCGAAACTTGATTCATGACAGAACTCCATTGAGTCCCGTTTGAAACTTCTGCTGAACAATCTTCTTCATAAGGAATAGATTCAAAATCGAAGCATATTACGGAAATCTCAGGAGTTCAATGGTCGAGGTCGGCAAAAGTCGGCTCATACGACGAGCTCAAACGGTATTATTATCGAACTTCTTCTTGCCCTTTATAACCTGAGCTAGTGTAAATCGAGGATAAATTAATTATACCTCCTCCACTAATGTCGATGTAAAGTGTAAGCATCAACTTGGGGCATTTGACAAATATCCGTGAACCTTCGCGTGGAAAGATGAGCAAAGAATCAGGAGGGCTATCCCTGTGATAGGATGGATGATACTCCCTAATGCCATTTGGTTCAGGTGATGAGTGACTCCAATATTGACTTGGATGAGAACGTAACTCGAATCTGAAAAGATATTTATCTTTCTCTCTGTTTATAATTGCATGATATCTTCGTCTCAGATGAGAGCACTTGAGATTAATTCGGAGGTCTTCGGAGTATCTACTCTCCAGCTGATGGAAAACGCAGGAAGATCAGTGGTAGAGGAAATAGAGAAGATAATGAGTGTGGACGATGCAAAAGCCGTAATTTTTGTGGGTCATGGAGGCAAAGGGGGAGATGGTCTAGTCGTTGCACGCCATCTCTCAGACATGGGTGCCTCGGTTGAGGTCGTAACTCTCGGTGAAATCAAACATAAAGATGCGATAGCCAATTTCAACGCAATAGAGGATATGGATTATTCAATAAAACTGACTAAATTTGACTATAACATGAAATCGTTAACTGCGGATATTTTAGTCGATGCGATGCTCGGGACAGGTGTGAAGGGAATAATTCGGGAACCTTTCGCCTCGGCGATTTCATTGTTCAACTCTTCCAAAGGGTTCAAGGTCTCCATAGATGTTCCATCGGGAATCGATCCCGACTCTGGAGATGTCTTAGGTGACCATGTTCGTCCCGATCTAGTGGTTACTTTTCATGACGTCAAGCCAGGTCTGCTTAAGCATGACTTCAAGGTAGTTGTGAAAAAGATAGGAATACCCAAGGAGGCTACAGTTTACGTTGGCCCAGGGGATCTGCTCGTTAATGTTAAGCCCAGGGAGATGAGGAGTAGAAAGGGCGCAGGGGGAAGGGTCTTAGTAGTGGGAGGTAGCGCTACTTTCTCTGGAGCTCCGGCTTTGTCCGCTCTCGCTAGCCTAAGGACTGGAGCAGACCTCGTTTACGTAGCCTCACCAGAGAGGACAGCGGAGGCTATATCATCCTATTCGCCAGATTTGATAGCTCTTAAGTTAACGGGGAGAAACTTTAATGAGGCCAACCTCAAGGAGTTGGAGAACTGGATAGAGAAAGTAAACGCGGTGGTCTTTGGACCAGGTCTAGGCTTAGCTGAGGAGACTCTGAAAGCTACCCGACCCTTCGTTGAAATGGTAATGAAAATGGGAAAACCCTTGGTTCTAGATGCAGATGGGCTCAAGATAATGAAAGGCTCTCGTCTAGCTAGGAATGTAGTGATTACACCTCATCCAGGAGAGTTCAAGATCTTCTTTGGGGAGGACCCAAGGGAGAAAGAGAGAGATAGAATCCAACAAGTGATTGAAAAGGCCAAAGAGTGCAACTGCGTAGTTCTCCTTAAGGGTTACATGGACGTGATAAGCAATGGAGAGTCCTTCAAGATAAATAAGACGGGGAACCCTGGAATGACTGCAGGTGGTACGGGCGACACATTAACGGGAATTGTGGCCACCTTTCTCGCTCAGGGAATCGACCCCTTCATGTCTGCCGGGTTGGGAGCCATGGTGAACGGTTTGGCGGGCACGTTAGCATATAAGGAGTTGGGTCCTCACCTTACAGCGTCAGATGTTATCTCGAGGATACCCAAGGTTCTAAATGATCCAATTAACTCATTTAAGGAAAAAATATATAAGAGAGTTATAATTTCTTAATTATTTCAAGAGCTTTATCAGCGTGGTCCTCTGCCTTCTTTAGTCCACTTAGTACAGACTTTATCGTCCCGTCTTTATCAATTATGAACGTGACTCTTTGGGCGCTCGTCCCCTTCTCGTTTAGGACACCGTAGGAAATTGAGATCTTCTTTTCCTTATCCGATACCACAGGGAAACGAGCGTTATACTTCTCGCTGAACCTTTTCTGAGTTTCCACAGAGTCAACGCTTACGCCTATAACCTCAGCTCCAAGCTCCGTAAACTTATCATGAAGCTCCGCAAATCTCTGGATTTCCCTGGTACAACCTGGAGTGAAGGACTTTGGATAGAAGTAGAGGACAACAATTTTCCCTCTCAGATCCGAAAGTTTAATCTTCCCCTTGGAGCTTTCTGCCTCAAAATCAGGGGCAGGTTTACCCACTTCCAGCATGTTATAACAATTTACATTGAAATCCTTAAAAGCATGTGGTTACAGTTAACTTGAAATGAGACTCATACCCAGGACAATGTCTACGCAACATCCAGACAATGCGTTGGTTCCAGAGTGGGCTAAAGGAGAGGTTA containing:
- a CDS encoding CBS domain-containing protein, which gives rise to MGIVREFAVLRPYDTLLYASKLMVLEHVPKSIVVDEKGSPVGVITQKDIIKFVYQMGEERPMENVMLSEVMRKDVTCVSPNIDPFDAAQIMIDKKQPLLAVCNEEEKAIGIIIKSDLSNFYASQVRGLQRVKDFMSSPVVTIEPTTKLDEAVEKLVQSNLSRLVVFTPGKVQGVVTTTDLLYMAAALKYRDLKIEVRDVMSPNVIVVDGNEDMANAARLMASRKIKGIPVMEKDGKLGGIVTTTDVVRAMMDQSVKKYLYEIKMYTSTF
- the mre11 gene encoding DNA double-strand break repair protein Mre11 → MLLLHISDTHLGSRRYDKEFREQDVFDVFTQLVEIAVKEHVKAVIHSGDLFDVYKPGNKALKFFVDSTKPLRDKGIHFINIPGDHDTPKVKEELYPQRLLGESLGLIKVIMGDQGPKFIELNEDGLRVKIYGIRHMSNVYKDALQELLSSIKPDGDRNVLMLHQGIREFLPYDESWQLELGSLPSGFQYYACGHLHSRRLHNLPGGGKLAISGSPEIIREEEIKGWSELGKGAFLIDLSKKEAEVLPLNVKVRLQKVININVDSVEQDIANIRRSIESEMLENNLIDSKKRPILHVVLKGDSIKRGTAIKKLASLQDFAEFYRIYKDETEDPRKPVDAPDNAGTVRELMESYLRSQGYNDDEVKLVLEIIEKHDSDEADELLRKFAELRK
- the nurA gene encoding DNA double-strand break repair nuclease NurA, coding for MIDRVYQELVAHRTDLVGRLNIFQDDLDKKFQAIVKNNWKEITPSSTTKKKMVAVDGGEFVKEMRTGALFILNGEALIIEGVNVLDTDQEVKTGVFRPGNKAKDRAGELMAVMELKLALANGAKGDWILVDGSLKKKLGEVKPLETNFEFVEGEIKGLEQEDEDIMLSHLIFEKQVYLTELIKRYGSKVVWISKVSRSRDLFHHDLSDVTLLETFTSSPGFSTTKCRPIVRGEIEGGDPRKDLEKVEVCSFYARLDKDENVLRFDIIGRSDEQFIQQLLSDLQSVSVKGYPYPLVRVHYDVKVSSRDRKRIIEILNLKRKRSVDWWPGQFY
- a CDS encoding AAA family ATPase, producing the protein MRVDKVKLINFLSHDETTVTFKGDINVIIGHNGAGKSSIIDAINFALFKATRGKIDDMVKRGKASALVELELKMGNSLVKIQRSIPSRKELLFINDKLIARSAKEVNKKVEELGLDSRVVLTTMIVRQGEIENIFENLSDILKKVMMIDNLEKLTESNGRIRSIIMEYDAKIKASQDSEKRLKELREERDSKDKEILNLEQLIRKLDDELSALKQEESRLATEVNQLQEKAKIFHGLKTGLDRVERELSKLDQERKDLANIPQEIERLEKRQRKLKEIVEKKPDIIDLENAEKSLKDLNNRLKKLVQERDKIHADLKKKKELERFHIEYEKYKKNYDELKHIHEDFISTSRSLSDKRKSLNEIETKLRALPVTRKIDEIQKEIEEISQKINDLNTNMGAINSELDQIGKSMNALISAKEDKCPVCGGPLDELHKKQLLEQYNSREKELKERLKGLKEIQDSLQERMRRLNLELKNAQNNQSKAENYKEQISNLSREISELQEKVNRLQSLEEKYREASDKLKELDSSEREYLSLLGVNEEELDRREEEIATINHEIEEVSAKIQQLSSRLGGLTREDIGKAEKELRDLEWALSELIRKKGRVEQISERIESLLKQRDELRKEIEDLSFDQLELDRKRKDRDALRVQIETLQRDIGEKRGKLHEIIERRKQLESEITELTEKVKQVQDLSRAKERLEKLRRILSEGGLQSYLISTLKGRIENNLNDIMSMFNMSFARVILTFQESRSLSGKIDIQALDQNGQSLPIGMLSGGEKIAIALGLRLAIARSLMGSLGFMILDEPTIHLDSQRRAELLSVIQESMRVVPQIIVVTHDEEVLRIAEYVIRVEKVGGKSEVIEGVNQ
- a CDS encoding class I SAM-dependent methyltransferase, with product MTIFDDPDGYRRWYISHNVTYENERKAVEQFKLRDCLDIGSGPSIFHESMGGNIISLDISEFVLQRIEGDKVQADAHYLPFRDGAFPCIFTSVTICFMDKLEEFMREVERVTKDHFVGCIVKADSSWGQFYTELGKKGHKYYSHAHFITGEEFVKLVNKFFEIDRIVSTLRYNPNGTEVPETPQEGGDGAFVCVKGVKRGSRI